A DNA window from Gasterosteus aculeatus chromosome 16, fGasAcu3.hap1.1, whole genome shotgun sequence contains the following coding sequences:
- the pikfyve gene encoding 1-phosphatidylinositol 3-phosphate 5-kinase isoform X6 translates to MKQPVYTCTEPGSPPLEGYSGAGRRCKSRTSSVMAADDKSSSSSSADWSVEPPVSSPASPSHLTHFKPLTPEQDDPPLRSAYSSFVNLFRFNNKEDGRSPSTVSEKPDAPSPSPQAERRSWSTSPTQSLYSSRGHRKQQPDLLRRTSTASDGSRKSDTPLSNHDPRTAVQLRTALKRLKEIMEGRSQDSDLKQYWMPDSQCKECYDCNEKFTTFRRRHHCRLCGQIFCSRCCNQEIPGKFMGYTGDLRACTYCRKIALSYAHSTDSCSIGEDLSALSDSTCSVCVLEPSEPRTPVGGRKSSRNIFLEEDLTWQSMIHQEQQNSGLTSRLTARQEDVGKSPARKRSASVTNLSLDRASMAPSYDSAVSPPTSRGMSGTKSGTKLDHSEEERKILLDSSQLKDLWKKICHNSTGMEFQDHRYWLRTYPNCIVGKELVNWLLRNGTISTRAQAIAIGQALVDGRWLDCVTHHDQLFRDEYALYRPLQSTEFSETPSPDSDSVNSVEGHSEPSWFKDIKFDDSDTEQLADESEYAMPNSASPSKRTSVSSSQSVVDSDSAASINLNMEQNNVNFHIKKQSKYPHVPSAAEQKAEFHLSEDGGQNIIISDAFIKESLFNRRVEEKAKEMLFTPLGWHHSSLDQLREENGEKKAMERLLSANHSHMMALLQQLLYSESLSLSWRDIIVPVVRQVVQTVRPDVRNCDDDMDIRQLVHIKKISGGRKFDSKVVNGFVCTKNIAHKKMNSHIKNPQILLLKCSIEYLYREESKFSCIDPIVLQEREFLKNYVQRIVDVRPTLVLVERTVSRIAQDMLLEHGITLVINVKAQVLERVSRMTQGDLVMSMDQLLTKPRLGTCLKFFMQPFTLANDEAKTLMFFEGCPPHLGCSIKLRGASDYELARVKEIIMLMVCVAYHSQLEISFLMDEFAMPPSLAQSTSFPCLLEGTAVEEEEEEMEEEAADGETSEESLEKTVVPEDSAQGGGTEEGGLPLESSPKTGDVDSFKEKHFADSSSPVRHEEAGNVEKMTSTPFSSPMTMPLCVPPPFLLEEDQEMDSDTLIMAPGGEAEEEEEGSPGAKGDSHDRDEGDGAPATRSFRDPLQDDTGMFVAEQVDSSDDRLKSISAGFKQELKEIILCISPFITFREPFLLTPAGMHCPSRDYFPEQVYLSPLLNKDYKELDGRRKRQLLKDSAPSALVSAQTNGALQPKPINVLPSHSLTSTRIVEQLSGSQDLAKMLADYRAQGGRIRQRDATDPFCAATPASVQSKAPDGPPRPPARADSEEERPSRQTDVSLAPKRSDWTCVDHHEALVALSNWSYFHLKEKSVQLDCLNPVNHQRLCVLFSSSSAQSSNAPNPCVSPWIVTMDFYGKNDLSLGVFLERYCFRPSYHCPSMFCETPMVHHIRRFVHGSGCVQIVLKELDSPVPGYQHTILNYSWCRVCKQVTPVVPLSNDSWSMSFAKYLELRFYGHQYSRRANAEPCGHSIHKDYHQYFSYNQMVASFSYTSVRLLEICLPRPKIFIRNLGPSKTNLQQDLKDFTHKVTQVYLAIDDRLTSLKTDTFSKTREEKMEDLFAQKDMEEAELRSWIDKLQVRLQACVLDSPQQVQAVLESLVMKKQGLCEMLQSWNGRLQELFQQEKGRKRLSVPPSPGRHRQTAADDSKCALDSSPRNPSPVVQNGDKEDRHLCILPSSSSSSSSMLPSPGEPAVEAFTPVPSFTEQDSLSIPEDVFDGHLLGSTDSQVKEKSTMKAILANFLPGNSYNPIPFPFDPDKHYLMYEHERVPIAVCEREPSSIIAFALSCKEYKTSLDDLSKTSNAGGDETPQAARYQRENSAGESRTKSSPARPSESASSQQSRTSMETDPLKDAELGDKQRKQTLNPHVELQFSDANARFYCRIYYAEEFHKMREEIMESPEEDFVRSLSHCVNWQARGGKSGAVFYATEDDRFILKQMPRLEVQSFLDFAPHYFTYITGAVQQKRPTALAKILGVYRIGYKNSQNNTEKKLDLLVMENLFYGRKMAQVFDLKGSLRNRNVKTDSGKESCEVVLLDENLLKLIHDNPLYIRSHCKAILRAAIHSDAYFLSSHLIIDYSLLVGRDDATDQLVVGIIDYIRTFTWDKRLEMVVKSTGILGGQGKMPTVVSPELYRSRFCEAMDKYFLMVPDHWTGLGVNC, encoded by the exons CAGGACCAGCAGTGTCATGGCTGCAGATGACAagtcctcgtcctcatcctcagcGGACTGGAGCGTCGAGCCGCCCGTCTCTTCGCCGGCGAGCCCCTCCCACTTGACGCACTTCAAACCACTGACTCCGGAGCAGGatgacccccccctccgctccgCCTACAGCTCGTTTGTCAACCTGTTTCGTTTCAACAACAAAG aggATGGACGTTCTCCCTCAACGGTGTCGGAGAAGCCGGACGCTCCATCCCCTTCGCCTCAAGCAGAGCGGAGGAGCTGGTCCACAAGTCCAACCCAGTCCCTCTACAGTTCCAGGGGGCACCGAAAACAGCAGCCAGACCTCCTCCGACGTACCTCAACTGCCTcag ACGGCAGCAGGAAGTCCGACACCCCCCTCAGTAATCATGACCCTCGCACAGCTGTGCAACTCCGCACCGCGCTGAAGAGGTTGAAAGAGATAATGGAGGGAAGGAGCCAG GACAGCGATCTGAAGCAGTACTGGATGCCGGACAGCCAGTGCAAGGAGTGCTACGACTGCAACGAGAAGTTCACCACcttccgccgccgccaccactgCCGTCTGTGCGGACAGATCTTCTGCAGCCGCTGCTGCAACCAGGAAATCCCCGGGAAGTTCATGGGCTACACCG GAGATCTTCGTGCCTGTACGTACTGCCGAAAGATCGCCCTGAGCTACGCTCACTCGACCGACTCGTGCTCCATCGGAGAAGACCTGAGCGCCTTGTCCgactccacctgctctgtgtgtgtgttggagcccAGCGAGCCTCGGACCCCCGTGGGTGGACGGAAGTCCAGCAGGAACATCTTCCTCGAAGAAGACCTGACCTGGCAGAG caTGATTCATCAGGAGCAGCAGAACAGCGGTCTGACCTCCAGACTGACGGCGCGACAAGAAGACGTCGGCAAATCGCCGGCTCGGAAGAG GTCCGCCAGCGTGACCAACCTGTCGCTGGACCGCGCCTCCATGGCGCCCTCTTACGACAGCGCAGTCAGCCCGCCGACCAGCCGGGGCATGTCGGGCACCAAGAGCGGCACCAAGCTGGAccacagcgaggaggagaggaagatccTCCTG GACTCCTCCCAGCTGAAGGACTTGTGGAAGAAGATCTGCCACAACAGCACAGGAATGGAGTTCCAGGACCACAGGTATTGGCTGAGGACCTACCCCaactgcattgtgggaaaagaGCTGGTCAACTGGCTGCTGAGGAACGGCACCATCTCCACCAG GGCACAGGCTATCGCCATAGGACAGGCTCTGGTGGACGGTCGCTGGCTGGACTGCGTCACGCACCACGACCAGCTGTTCAGGGACGAGTACGCCCTCTACCGCCCCCTGCAG AGTACAGAGTTTTCGGAGACGCCGTCTCCAGACAGCGACAGCGTGAACTCCGTGGAGGGACATTCAGAGCCGTCCTGGTTCAAGGACATCAAGTTTGATGACAGCGACACGGAGCAGCTGGCGGACGAGAGCGAGTACGCCATGCCGA ACTCAGCCAGTCCCAGCAAGAGAACATCCGTCAGCAGCTCCCAGTCAGTGGTGGACAGTGACTCCGCCGCCTCCATCAACCTCAACATGGAGCAGAACAATGTCAACTTCCACATCAAGAAACAGTCCAAGTACCCACATGTACCTTCTGCAGCTGAGCAGAAAG CTGAATTCCATCTGTCCGAGGATGGAGGACAGAATATCATTATAAGTGATGCCTTCATCAAAG AGTCTCTGTTCAACCGCCGCGTGGAGGAGAAGGCCAAAGAGATGCTGTTTACTCCGCTGGGTTGGCACCACAGCTCTCTGGATCAGCTGCGAGAGGAGAACGGAGAGAAGAAGGCCATGGAGAGGCTGCT CTCTGCCAACCACAGCCACATGAtggcgctgctgcagcagctgctctaCAGCgagtctctgtctctgtcctggCGGGACATCATCGTCCCCGTGGTCCGACAGGTGGTCCAGACGGTGCGGCCCGACGTTCGCAACTGTGACGACGACATGGACATCCGCCAGCTGGTGCACATCAAGAAG ATCTCTGGAGGCAGGAAGTTTGACTCGAAGGTGGTAAACGGCTTTGTGTGCACCAAGAACATCGCCCACAAGAAG ATGAACTCTCACATCAAGAACCCCCAAATCCTGCTGCTGAAGTGCTCCATAGAGTATCTATACAGGGAGGAGTCCAAGTTTTCCTGCATCGACCCCATTGTGCTGCAG GAACGAGAGTTTTTGAAGAACTACGTGCAGCGGATAGTAGACGTCCGCCCCACGCTGGTGTTGGTGGAGAGGACCGTGTCTCGCATTGCTCAGGACATGCTGCTGGAGCACGGCATCACCCTGGTCATCAACGTCAAAGCG CAAGTCCTGGAGAGGGTGAGTCGTATGACCCAGGGAGACCTGGTGATGTCCATGGACCAGCTCCTCACCAAACCCCGTCTGGGAACCTGCCTCAAGTTCTTCATGCAGCCCTTCACGCTGGCCAACG acgagGCGAAGACTCTGATGTTCTTTGAGGGCTGCCCTCCTCATCTGGGATGCTCGATAAAGCTGCGAGGAGCCTCGGACTACGAGCTGGCCCGCGTGAAGGAGATCATCATGCTGATGGTGTGCGTGGCCTACCACTCCCAGCTGGAGATCTCTTTCCTCATGGACGAGTTTGCCATGCCGCCCAGTTTGGCCCAGAGCACCTCATTCCCCTGCCTGCTGGAGGGCacggctgtggaggaggaggaggaggagatggaggaggaggcggctgaTGGAGAGACGAGCGAAGAGAGCTTGGAGAAAACCGTAGTGCCCGAAGACTCGGCGCAGGGAGGAGGAACTGAGGAGGGGGGCCTTCCCCTCGAATCTTCCCCGAAAACCGGAGACGTTGACTCTTTTAAAGAGAAGCATTTTGCCGACTCGTCGTCCCCCGTACGGCACGAGGAGGCCGGCAACGTGGAGAAAATGACCTCCACGCCTTTCTCCAGTCCCATGACAATGCCTCTGTGCGTGCCGCCTCCCTTCCTCTTGGAGGAAGACCAGGAGATGGACTCGGACACTCTCATCATGGCGCctgggggggaggcggaggaggaggaggagggaagcccAGGAGCCAAGGGGGATTCACACGACAGGGATGAAGGGGACGGCGCTCCCGCCACCCGGTCTTTCCGAGACCCCCTGCAGGACGACACGGGCATGTTCGTGGCCGAGCAGGTGGATTCATCCGACGATCGTCTGAAGTCCATCTCCGCTGGCTTCAAGCAGGAGCTCAAAGAGATCATCCTGTGCATCTCCCCCTTCATCACCTTCAGAGAGCCGTTCCTCCTCACGCCCGCCGGCATGCACTGCCCCAGCAGGGATTACTTTCCAGAGCAG GTCTACCTGTCTCCCCTCCTCAACAAGGACTACAAGGAACTGGACGGACGCCGTAAGCGGCAGCTCCTCAAagactccgccccctccgctCTGGTTAGCGCGCAGACCAACGGCGCCCTCCAGCCGAAACCCATCAACGTGCTGCCCTCGCACAGTCTCACCAGCACCCGCATCGTAGAGCAGCTGAGCGGCAGCCAGGACCTGGCCAAGATGCTGGCCGACTACAGGGCGCAGGGGGGGCGTATCCGCCAGAGGGACGCCACCGACCCCTTCTGCGCCGCGACTCCCGCCAGCGTGCAGAGCAAGGCGCCGGACGGCCCGCCGAGGCCGCCGGCGAGGGccgacagcgaggaggagaggccgaGCAGACAGACCGATGTGAGCTTGGCCCCCAAG CGCTCTGACTGGACTTGTGTTGATCATCACGAGGCTCTGGTTGCTCTGAGTAACTGGAGCTACTTCCACCTGAAAGAAAAGAGTGTCCAG CTGGACTGTCTGAACCCCGTCAACCACCAGAGACTGTGCGTGCTCTTCAGCAGCTCATCCGCTCAGTCCAGCAACGCGCCCAACCCCTGCGTCAGCCCCTG GATCGTCACCATGGACTTTTATGGCAAGAACGACCTCTCCCTCGGTGTGTTCTTGGAGCGATACTGTTTCCG GCCGTCCTACCATTGCCCCAGCATGTTCTGCGAGACTCCCATGGTGCACCACATCCGCCGGTTTGTGCACGGCAGCGGCTGCGTGCAGATCGTGTTGAAGGAGCTGGACTCCCCCGTGCCCGGTTACCAGCACACGATTCTCAACTACTCGTGGTGCCGCGTCTGCAAACAG GTGACGCCCGTGGTGCCCCTGTCCAACGACTCGTGGTCCATGTCTTTCGCCAAGTACCTGGAGCTCCGCTTCTACGGGCACCAGTACTCCCGCAGGGCCAACGCGGAGCCCTGCGGACACTCCATCCACAAGGACTACCACCAGTACTTCTCGTACAACCAGATGGTGGCTTCCTTCAG CTACACGTCCGTACGACTGTTGGAGATTTGTCTTCCTCGACCCAAGATCTTCATCAGGAACCTGGGACCTTCTAAGACCAACCTGCAGCAGGACCTGAAGGACTTCACTCACAA AGTGACTCAGGTGTACCTGGCCATAGACGACCGCCTCACCTCCCTCAAGACCGACACCTTCAGTAAGACGCGggaggaaaagatggaggaccTCTTTGCTCAGAAAGAC atggaggaggcggagcttcggAGCTGGATCGATAAACTACAGGTGCGACTGCAGGCCTGCGTGCTGGACTCCCCTCAGCAGGTGCAGGCGGTGCTGGAGTCGCTGGTGATGAAGAAACAGGGTCTGTGCGAGATGCTGCAGTCCTGGAACGGCAG GCTGCAGGAGTTGTTCCAGCAGGAGAAAGGCAGGAAGCGTCTGTCCGTCCCTCCGAGCCCGGGGCGCCACCGGCAGACGGCCGCCGACGACAGCAAG TGCGCCCTGGACTCCTCCCCCCGCAACCCCTCGCCGGTGGTGCAGAATGGGGACAAAG AGGACCGACATCTCTGCATTctgccctcctcgtcctcctcctcctcctccatgctgcCGTCACCAGGAGAACCTGCAGTCGAAGCCTTCACCCCGGTGCCGTCCTTCACTGAGCAGGACTCGCTCAGCATCCCAGAGG ATGTGTTTGATGGACACTTGCTGGGCTCCACGGACAGCCAGGTGAAGGAGAAATCCACCATGAAGGCCATCCTCGCCAACTTCCTGCCCGGCAACAGCTACAACCCCATCCCCTTCCCCTT CGACCCGGACAAACACTACCTGATGTACGAGCACGAGCGGGTTCCCATCGCCGTGTGCGAGCGAGAGCCCAGCTCCATCATCGCCTTCGCTCTCAG CTGTAAGGAGTACAAAACGTCGCTGGACGATCTGTCGAAGACGTCCAACGCGGGCGGGGACGAGACTCCGCAGGCCGCCAGGTACCAGAGagaaaatag CGCCGGGGAGAGTCGGACTAAGAGCAGCCCGGCTCGGCCCAGTGAGTCGGCCTCGTCCCAGCAGAGCCGCACCAGCATGGAGACGGATCCCCTCA AGGACGCAGAGCTGGGAGACAAACAGAGGAAGCAGACGCTGAATCCACACGTCGAGCTAC AATTCTCTGACGCCAACGCCCGGTTTTACTGTCGCATCTACTACGCCGAGGAGTTCCACAAGATGCGAGAGGAGATCATGGAGAGCCCGGAGGAGGACTTCGTCCGCTCGCTGTCCCACTGCGTCAACTGGCAGGCTCGCGGAGGAAAGTCTGGAGCGGTGTTCTACGCAACAGAag ACGACCGGTTCATCCTGAAGCAGATGCCCCGACTGGAGGTCCAGTCCTTCCTGGACTTTGCTCCTCACTACTTCACCTACATCACCGGAGCCGTGCAGCAGAAA CGGCCCACGGCGCTGGCGAAGATCCTGGGAGTTTACAGGATCGGATACAAGAACTCTCAGAACAACACGGAGAAGAAGCTGGACCTGCTGGTGATGGAGAATCTCTTCTATGGACGCAAGATGGCTCAG GTGTTTGACCTCAAAGGCTCCCTGAGGAACCGCAACGTGAAGACGGACTCGGGGAAGGAGAGCTGCGAGGTGGTGCTGCTGGACGAGAACCTCCTGAAGCTGATCCACGACAACCCGCTGTACATCCGCTCCCACTGCAAGGCCATCCTGCGCGCCGCCATACACAGCGACGCCTACTTCCTGTCCAGCCACCTCATCATCGACTACTCGCTGCTGGTGGGGCGCGACGACGCCACCGACCAGCTGGTGGTCGGCATCAtcg ATTACATCAGGACGTTTACGTGGGACAAGAGGCTGGAGATGGTTGTCAAATCCACCGGAATCCTGGGGGGTCAAG GCAAGATGCCCACCGTGGTCTCTCCCGAGCTCTACAGGTCCCGCTTCTGCGAGGCCATGGACAAGTACTTCCTCATGGTGCCGGACCACTGGACCGGCCTGGGGGTCAACTGCTGA